The DNA window gagggaGCACCGCTCCACCATGCCGGTcgcttctgggttgtatgctgttgtgtgaatgagcTTTGTTCCGAGGCTGGCGGTGAGGGAGCTCCTCAAGGTGGAAGTGAAGTTAGCTCCTCTGTCACTTGTTATGTACTGCAGTACTCCGTGCCTTCTGACCCAGTCTATTAATGCTTTTGCACAACTCTTGCTGTCTGCTGCCTTACTgatattgcttctggccatctgcCATCTGGTGTTTCTGTCAATGATCTTGAAGAGATACCTATACCCGTTGGAGGGGGGCAGGGATCCCATGATGTCAACATGGATGTGAGCCAGTCGCCACTGTGTTGTCTGAAATTCACCTATCCCCATCTCTGTGTGCctcattatttttgatgtttggcatgggaggcattctcttgcccactttttgatgCCTGCTTTCATTCTCCACCAGATGTGTCACTTTGACAAGGTTAAGGTGGTGGATCttcctgatgggtgggacaggttgtgagcaaggttgaaggctttctttctcaaccctaaCAGTGGGTATGGGCGAGGGCATCTGGTACTCATCTCACAGGCGATGGTCGTCTCTCCATTGTTGATGGATAGGTCACTCCATGTAAGGGCGGGGTTCTCCCTACAAAGTTGCTGTACTACTCATGTCCATCGTtagggtgagggacctatggggtaaaggaaagattagtgtgaCAGCAGAGGTGATTGCTTTTCTTAGCTAGTGTGAAGgctttatattgtttttcataccaacatgggtttttaggttttcattttaaacattcatataatgaggccattatttcagcaaggttAGGTATGAATTCTTGGACTGTCTTGACTCTTGTTGCTTTTGGGAAGTTGGTGATTGCTTGGACCTTCATCGGGAGGGGCTTGACACCATCAGGGCTTATTTGGTGGACCAGGAATTCCACTACTGGTTTTGCCCATTCGCATTTGTCTTTTTGGACTATAGGTccgttttctttaagtatttgcaggaccTGGCTAACGTCTCTCATGTGTTGTTTGATGTTAGGGCTGAATGTCAGTATATCATCGACCTAGACGACACAGAAGGGTAGGTTGCCCAGGATTTCGTCCATCAGACATTGGAAGATTACACCTGAGTTCCGAAGGCCAAAGCAGCTGTAGTTGAAAGTGTATTTGCTGAAGGGAGTGATAATTGCCATTTTATCTATGTCCTCCTTTGCGATCaggacttggaagtatcccttcaacaggtcgatctctgtaaatattttggtgccctccatctggttggttatgtcaGCGATATTTGGCAGTGGGTTCTGTCAGGTACTGTCTTGATGGAGAGTCTCTGGTAGTCACTGCATGGTTGCCGTGTGCCATCAGGTTTTGTTATCATGTGAAGGGGAGATGCCCAGGGACAGGAGGCTTTTTGGTATATTCCTGCTTGTTCCATGTCCTGGAAGACTTGTTTCGTGTGAGTTTTTCTGGGTCCATACGTCTAAAACAGGTGTGCACTGGGGGACCTTCAGTGGCTATGTGGAGCTGGACCTGGTGCTTTGTGGGTTTGATCAGGTCGTGCTGCAGGTTGTCCTTAAATACCTCTGGGAATTCCTGTGGGAGGCGACTTATCGCTGGTGCTGGAGTCGAGGTGAGTTGGGCTAAGGAGGTGAGTTGTGTGATCAGCTGCTGTTTCACTACGTCTACCAGCATGCTGTaggcttttaggaagtctgctcctaaaagtgtgATTATTATGTCTGCTGTGACAAATGCCCAtatattttcccatatattttcagcGGGGCTCCACTGGCAGTGGACACCTGTAGGGTACTGGGGGTTGGAGTGAGGCATTCATGTGGGTTGACTGGCACAAATGATTTGAATGTGCCAGTGTCAACCAGGAACTCCGTATTTGATGTTTTGTCTGCGATGGAAAAACACGTTGGCTCTTTTTGCCATagctggaagaaagacagtggaaAGCAGGCACATTGTCTCTTATGAGGCAGCCAGCCTGTCCACTGCTGACATTTATTTGTTGGGTTGCTGCTGCGACCCTTTTGCATCTTTTTTAACATGCagcaatcattttaaaattttctggcTTCACTCCCTGAACCTCCAGTGGTAGAAACAAATGCCTTTGGGACACTCTTCTGTTTTAGGCTTGTATTTTGGCTTGTTTTTTCACCTGGAGCTCCGGTAGTGGTATATGGGGGTGGCGAGGCCTTCTGGATTGTTGTCCATCTCTGTGTCGATCCGCTGCTATGACTGTGGGGCAGCTGCTGCTATGGTTGGTTGTGTAGGCTCCGTCAATTTGTGGGCTAGGTGGACAGCATCGATTGTCTTCAGGAAATTGTCAAGGTCCATGGTTGATGCTTTTGGGATGCCAGCGACTGTTTGGGGGGGATTCTGTaagtaggacctctctcacaaggtccaacaTAGTTTCTGGGCAGCTGTCTGTGGTGGGGATCGTAATTAGCCAGTCGTCGCAGTTGCTTGTAGACAAGCAATGGCCACCAATCTCCTATTGCTGCCTCTTCATTCtctaggaatttcctagctctgagggcgggtggcatgctgaagaGCGACCTTCATTGGGCCTTCAGCATTTCGCAGGTGACAGTTGTCTTTTGGTCAGTGAGCCATTCTGCAATCTGCTAGAAGACGTCGTttggcaggaactcgaggacggCGTCGGCTTTGCAGGATGAAGAGGAGATCTTCTTCGACCTGAAGATGGTCTCTACTCCgaagaaccaggcctctgggttgtgggttgtgTAGGGCAGTAGGCGGATGCTTGCTGCTGCATCACTGTCACTGGGTGggttggtgttggtggtggcGGTGTCGGTCATCTTCAGGGTCACCAGTATATGgggcggcgagtaagaggcacagtcaaggtgtattctaatttattgatataaaatctctgacaggtcaactcttgcgagcggaaaagtagaaTATGACATTAGAAGAAAACTGAGGGGCGACTATATATACAGTCTGacgtgttttctcacacctgaagaatggttaacaattctgtaaacaaattaggaagaggtttcaaatgcatatggttagaaagcttgcaatgcttTAAATACATcaataattacagttctgacaaggacataaagtatcttttGAAAGATACttaaaagatcgtttgaatcaggagcgatggatctgtgtttcctgagagtctcggtgcgtcatgtagatttttgttttgaagtgaggaTGGCGGCGGCAGCTTTGGACTTCACAATATTATCAAGCAGCCATCAGTTTCTTGCATAAAATCCTTTCCCTACAGCAGCGGGGTAAAATAATGAATGCATAATCATTGATGATTAGTGTCATTTTTATGAACAATGAAAACTATATTATGCAGTAAGGAAGACAAGCggtacattaagaaaaaaaaaaaatatatatatatatatatatatatatatatatatatatatatatatatatatatatatatatatttatatgcaaaattagagaaagaggggagagatcTTCCATAATTTTTCGTCTTTAGTTCCGTTTCGAATCAAACTTTTTGCATATTACCACCATGAATATTGAAATAGTActgtcaatcaataaaaaaagatatgaactatataatatttatcatagTAGACAGAGGACACGGTGAATTACGCAATAATTCTGaatcattatttgtatttttatacaatatcAAATAACTATTTTTCCATCTTAATTAAATAAGTATGATGAGAATTTCAGGAATAAAACTATGGAAATGGACTTATGttaatatgtgataaaaaaaaagaaacggaaacaaGAACTACCAGCTGTGAATAGATTAGTTTCAACTATAGAGATACATATTTTAAgatgaaattacattttatcaaaaataaaaatccagatGTATGTGAGCTTTCTCAAAACAACCATCATGTCTAATATTAACATCCATCAATGAACGAAAAGTTTATCAtcaaaggctatatatatatagcaacaagaatattaaagaaagaaatgaaattcaccCATAACAAATGACTGTCATAAACCATAGCAAGAGATTTGTTTACGTTCCTCACACTGTCACACAATATTTTTCTGGATCTAGACAGCGGCGAGAGTATCGTAACGAGAATTTGCAACCCGTGTAATGAATACTATTTGTTTATGGAAATAAACATTGATGGAATACTTCTGACGAGCTTATTGAAATCGATGCTCTGTTGTTATGGGATTACTTCTGCTGCGTGATTCACGGGTGGGAACGGAGAACAATACCGCGGTCGATAGGTTTTATTCCTCGTCCATTTGAACCATTATCAATTTCATCGCTTTCTATATcgatagaaaatagaaaatgttacCAGGTGagtttattgtttacatttaaaacccacctgaaaaaaataatcaagtctCAAACCAACGGATAATGTATGACGAGATAAAGCGAAACCTCTAGACTGCTGACCAAAGAAAACTAGAGATAGAACGTttgcataacattttaaagaGAAATAGAGGATATCCCAAGGGATGGAAGAATATGTCAGGTCAAATGAAACCAAAAAGATAATACAAGAGAAACTTTACCTAATGTCGACGCCTTATAATTAACACAGTTTGATCATGCATACTCTTCTATTTACCTTCCATATCAGTCTTTTAATGCCAATATTTTTACCTagtttattattctgctttgatCTGATATAATCCACCTTCTAATCAAAACGTTCTGGACATGGGAACCTTTCCTAGACTTTTTTTCATTGTCCAACACTAAATGAAATTATCACTTTGTTTAGATATACGGAGAATTATTTCTATTTGTAATTTACAGTTCTTCTTGAACTCACGAATGGactttattttttgcagtttttaagttCAGTAAATGTAAAGAGATTCTGCTGAATTAGAAAGCAACCGGCGATGGAATTTCCgctgggggggcggggggctgcGGGGAAGCGGACAATGAAAGCAATTAACTTTCGATAAAAATGAAAGACGCCATTTAAATCTGATCGCCCGGACTCGAAATGAGCGCTTTCCGTGGGGACCAATGGGCGCGGGGAATGAGGAGCAAGAATTACTTTTGGCCATTCACCTACATTGAGGCTGATACACATATGGTgataactgtttttcatttaataacgATCATagtaaaattcataaaagttTTTCTCCAAGAAAAATAATTCCCGGCaagcattttgttttatgaaaacataCTGAACAATAGaataaatttcttaattatacAAGAAATTATCACTCTCTGTTCACCATTTACCGTCAGTAAATAGTGTCCTATCTTTTTATGAAGTATTTATAAGATCAAcctgagaagaaaataaaatatcgtaaagagaaaaattaacgaACACATGGGATTTTACTACTAGAAAATGTACCTGTTTGCCACCTTAGAAAACGACTTTGGTTAGAAGAGATGCGTATTTTCCTTGTAACACAAAAAGTTATTTCCTAATATTTAATTGATCTGGGAAATTGTCCAAAAGTTAATTGATGGAAAGCCCCTTCAGCTCTAGTTGGAAATTACTTGAATTATCAATCCGAAAACCGAATTCGTAATCAAAGTTCGAAACTGttacaaatattatttatcaatatttgaaTACAACGTTTTCCTAGAGGAAAACCCTTTGTAAAGATACATAGATAGTCTTACAGAGACAATCTTCTCTGACGAAATATCGCTTCCAAAACTAAATCAGAGAGGAATTTTCTTTCAACTTAACTGAATGCAATCTGATTGTAATAATCTTTTCCAGATTAGTTTTGGTTAAGGATAGACTACAAATTGGATGCATTTTTGACATACACGGGAGGAAAACTAAATCGTTCTAAATTTTCCTTATCGTTCCtagaaacgaaaaaaagaaagttaaaaatgcaccgaagttccttcggcgcaatcgagttttctgtacagcatataacgctgtatgaaactctcagccaagtcccatgaaattttcagccacgacccggtggtgacctgtgttattggtacctatagcggtgcgagacgcacgatcatggctaactttaaccttgaatgaaataaaaaaatctactgaggctagagggctgcaatttggtatgggtgatgattggagggtggatgatcaacataccaatttgcagccctctagcctcagtagtttttaagatctgagggcagacagaaaatgtgcggacgggcagacaaatcgccatctcaatagttttcttttacagaaaactgaaaatgatgaaagaagaaaacaattagGACAGCAATAACCTGTAATATTTGAGCCTGATTCGAAGAACTGTAAATGGAGTATTTGGCAAAAAATATCCAGTAAACTTCAGTGTACAGTAATAGACAGACAGTAAATATGAAATCTTTACGAAGCAGATCAGAGTTGCTGCtaatgtgttaataataataataacaataataatacattagaATGACCGTTTGAGGCATCTTACAATGTTAGCTTTTAAAGGTTTCTGTTTTATCTAGTAGACTTAAAAAAACAATGTGCCTCAAGATGTAATAGGTAACAATCATAAAAATGCTTGGGAAATAAGGGAAATACTTGTCGCTAAGTATCATCAGAGTCAACAACTAAACCTTTGAAAAGCAAATAACTGATAAGTCTGAaaccttcttctttctctgcaccttttcccacttctgtgtggggtgatgtttctgacagcttccCTCCatctggctcggtcaaacacattgtcctctgacaattgtttgtctctcagatgtTCTCTAACTACACCCATCCACCTTCgttttggtcttcctcttgctctcacaccaggcacctccatctgcatcactctcctccctacatgtctcatcccttctcatcacatggccataccactgcagtcttctttcctgggccttctttgatagttctacgactttagtagttcctcttattctttcatttttgatgctgtccatttttgttactccacacatccacctgagcattttcatctctaccgcatccaattgcttctcttgcactctctttaccggccatgtttctgctccatacatcaaagctggtctcactactgtcttgtacactcttcctttaatctTCATATTAATTCTGCAGTCGCACAAGACACCTaatatctttctccaatttttccatccagcctgcgcTCTGTGTGTtgtttctacatccaaatttccatcatcagccactgttgaaccaagatacttaaatttttctgctcggttcaaccttgtcccttccatactaatctctgagtattgatcttcattaaaacttaggtattcagtcttcttcctactgatctttaaacctctgttATTGGGGTGGACATGCCAGTCCAACTCAGAGCCGGTCCCAAGCCGGATAAATGGGGAGGATAggcgtcaggaagggcatccggaCATAAAATCTAGCCAAAACCAAATATGACAGTTGACTGATAAGTctgaaataaaattctatattccgttcagGAAAATGCTCTCTCTAGAAAAGTCAAAATAAAGGTGTATATAATCCAACAATCATTTTGTTAAGAACTCAAACTCTGCattagaaaatatgtataagaaTCTCATATATCTCATGTTTGTTAAATGTACCTGAACACAAAGACAGTTAACAGAAAGAGAGGGGTGGATTATAGCACTGCCACTCCTCTATGCAGTTGAATCTCTGCTCCTTGACAAAAACTACATTATAATGCCTTAAATATCACTAGTAAATTGATGtgcttattaaaataattaagagTGAGATCAGCGCACAACACGAtttgatcaataaaaaaaactagtaaaaaatgcgcctgagtttctttggcgcaatcgagttttctgtacagccgctacagcgtataatcaaggccaccgaaaatagatctatctttcggttgtctcggtataatgctgtatgagccgcggcccatgaatctttaaccacgccaggtggtggcctatcctatattgttgtcagaagcacgattatggctaacttaaatattaaataaaaaatgaaaactactaaggttagagagctgcaatttggtttgtttgatgattggagggtggatgatcaacataccaacttgcagccctctagcctcagtagttttcaagatctgagggcgaacagaataaagtgcgggcggacagacaatagttttcttttatagaaaactaaaacgttcAGATTAAATTGTACAATTTGAGGAACGTTTCATAACTCACCGTTAAATTTCATTCACATGAAACACATCAAATCCCCTTCAAGTTGTCACTTTTAGTTAGAAACCGGATGGACGATGTCATGAAAGAGTTCTTTTTGTTCTAAAGATTTGTGGGAATTTTATACAGAAGAAGGACTCAGGAGCAGATAAAGAACACAAGCACATTCTTAGTGACTCATTCacgaaatatgtgtatatatatatgcatatactgtatatatgtgtgtatatatacacacacacacatatataaatgcatatatataacacatattttatgcatgagTCACTAAGAATGTGCATGTGTTCTTTATCTGCTCCTGATTCCTTCTTCGGTATAAggttaaaggtatatatatatatatatatatatatatatatatatatatatatatatatatatatatatatatatatatatatatatatatatatatatatatatatatatatatatatatgtatatatatatatatatatatatatatatatatatatatacacacacacacacaagtagagGCTTGTAAAACATGTACAGCAAACTgcgaataaaaaactaaaaataaaccacTCATAATGGCACAACGGAGCTTTTCAGAAACATAATGACAGGGTACatggtatttttaaaaagtttctctgGCTCACTGAAACAATATCTTCTATTTTTCCCAATGACCTTTTGAGATATTATCGCCAGGAGCTATGAAAACTGTCCAGTGCACTCAGGTGTGCCATTCCTCGCTTCTTTAATAAATAGTCGTTTTTCTTGCCTTGGCCTAGACTAAGTAAGCTGGccaaatttttgcataaaaatatgctaaagaGTACCATGTTTACCCCACAATTCGTTTTCATTATATTATCTCCTTTTATGTGCAGTTATATGATAACCAATCCCCTGC is part of the Macrobrachium rosenbergii isolate ZJJX-2024 chromosome 41, ASM4041242v1, whole genome shotgun sequence genome and encodes:
- the LOC136827219 gene encoding uncharacterized protein, with amino-acid sequence MKAGIKKWARECLPCQTSKIMRHTEMGIGEFQTTQWRLAHIHVDIMGSLPPSNGYRYLFKIIDRNTRWQMARSNISKAADSKSCAKALIDWVRRHGVLQYITSDRGANFTSTLRSSLTASLGTKLIHTTAYNPEATGMVERCSLKSALTARFQGGSWRKKLLWVLLGSRTALHAAFNTSPAEAIYHQALTIPADVFQETTEPMTLPDVRHANEGNI